In a single window of the Mesorhizobium shangrilense genome:
- a CDS encoding beta-ketoacyl-ACP synthase III → MHRVIISGIGVAIPDASITNEELVESFNTWVDDENMRRRDAGEEPLQKSNSEFIVYASGVKRRHVLERDGILDPARMAPRIPERPDDELSVMAEFGVASAQKAIADAGIEPSEIDLVICSASHQQRPYPALAIEIQNALGTGGSAFDMSLGCSSAAAALHVAYNLVRAGAHKRILIVSPEIITGHLNFRDRQTHFIFGDASASLVVEAIGDDETRPGKFEVLGTDTWTQFSNNIRTNFGFLVRAGQEDTSVVRMEGNMIKQVGNKVFKEVTVAAHRFVVDFLARKGLKTAEMRRFWLHQANARMNAMILKMALGHEVDHDRAPMVLERLGNTAAAGAVIALKENHEDMAAGDHGLFCAFGAGYSIGAALLKKH, encoded by the coding sequence ATGCATCGCGTCATCATCAGCGGCATAGGCGTGGCGATCCCTGACGCCTCCATTACCAACGAGGAGTTGGTGGAGAGCTTCAACACGTGGGTCGATGACGAGAACATGCGGCGGCGCGACGCCGGCGAGGAGCCGCTGCAGAAGTCGAATTCCGAATTCATCGTCTATGCGTCGGGCGTGAAGCGGCGGCACGTGCTCGAACGCGACGGCATCCTCGATCCTGCCCGTATGGCGCCACGCATCCCCGAAAGGCCCGACGACGAGCTCTCCGTGATGGCGGAGTTCGGTGTCGCCTCGGCGCAGAAGGCGATCGCGGACGCCGGTATCGAGCCTTCGGAAATCGATCTGGTCATCTGCTCGGCCTCGCATCAGCAGCGGCCCTATCCTGCGCTCGCGATCGAAATCCAGAACGCGCTCGGCACGGGCGGCTCGGCCTTCGACATGAGCCTCGGCTGCTCGTCTGCGGCCGCCGCGCTCCACGTCGCCTACAACCTGGTGCGGGCAGGCGCCCACAAGCGCATCCTGATCGTCTCGCCCGAGATCATCACGGGGCACCTCAACTTCCGCGACCGGCAGACGCATTTCATCTTCGGCGACGCCTCCGCCTCGCTCGTCGTCGAGGCGATCGGCGACGACGAGACCCGGCCGGGGAAATTCGAGGTCCTGGGCACCGACACCTGGACCCAGTTTTCCAACAACATCCGCACCAATTTCGGCTTCCTGGTGCGCGCCGGGCAGGAGGACACCTCCGTCGTGCGCATGGAAGGCAACATGATCAAGCAGGTCGGCAACAAGGTGTTCAAGGAAGTGACCGTCGCGGCCCACCGCTTCGTCGTCGATTTCCTCGCCCGCAAGGGGCTCAAGACCGCCGAAATGCGCCGCTTCTGGCTGCATCAGGCGAATGCGCGCATGAACGCCATGATCCTGAAGATGGCGCTCGGGCACGAGGTCGACCACGACCGCGCGCCGATGGTGCTGGAGCGGCTCGGCAACACGGCCGCGGCCGGCGCGGTGATCGCGCTCAAGGAAAACCACGAGGACATGGCCGCCGGCGACCACGGGCTCTTCTGCGCGTTCGGCGCGGGATACTCGATCGGCGCAGCGCTCCTGAAGAAGCACTGA
- a CDS encoding DUF2293 domain-containing protein encodes MKPAPTERRRAIDKALTLLIPMAPFIDAEQIRQDAGSKHMKTLPPSIAVWLATVAHVRHQHTEYDRLLEEGYDRDAARFFVLEQINDVLTTWRATRLLDADDEDA; translated from the coding sequence ATGAAACCTGCCCCCACCGAGCGAAGGCGCGCCATCGACAAGGCGCTGACGCTGCTCATCCCCATGGCGCCCTTCATCGATGCGGAACAGATCCGGCAGGACGCGGGGTCGAAGCACATGAAGACGCTGCCGCCCTCCATCGCGGTCTGGCTGGCGACCGTCGCCCATGTCCGCCACCAGCACACCGAATACGACCGCCTTTTGGAGGAAGGCTACGACCGCGACGCCGCGCGCTTCTTCGTGCTGGAGCAGATCAACGACGTGCTCACCACTTGGCGCGCGACCCGGCTGCTCGACGCGGACGACGAGGACGCCTAA
- the tsaA gene encoding tRNA (N6-threonylcarbamoyladenosine(37)-N6)-methyltransferase TrmO — protein MTEAREGEIALPFDPATTAEDGRVHFIGRVRSPWLSRQDCPKNMTAARERDAQATIEIDPAFRPGLAGLERASHVIVLSWFDRAARNLIIQKPRHASEAKGVFALRSPVRPNPIGLHVARLVALDMEAGLLTLDAIDLLDGTPVIDLKPYFASTDAFPDAVRTSE, from the coding sequence ATGACCGAAGCCAGGGAAGGAGAGATCGCACTCCCCTTCGATCCGGCGACGACGGCAGAGGACGGGCGCGTCCACTTCATCGGGCGCGTGCGCTCGCCTTGGCTCTCACGTCAGGACTGCCCGAAGAACATGACGGCGGCGCGCGAACGCGATGCCCAGGCGACCATCGAGATCGACCCGGCGTTCCGCCCCGGTCTCGCCGGGCTCGAGCGCGCCAGCCACGTGATCGTGCTGTCGTGGTTCGATCGCGCCGCGCGGAATCTGATTATTCAGAAGCCACGCCATGCTTCTGAGGCGAAAGGCGTTTTCGCGCTGCGCTCGCCCGTCAGGCCGAACCCGATCGGGCTGCACGTTGCGCGTCTCGTCGCGCTGGACATGGAGGCGGGCCTGCTGACGCTCGACGCCATCGACCTGCTCGACGGCACGCCGGTGATCGACCTGAAACCCTATTTCGCGTCCACCGACGCCTTCCCCGACGCGGTGCGGACCTCCGAATGA
- a CDS encoding patatin-like phospholipase family protein gives MWRHICAGMVGLAVLAGCAARDVGPINTPVERALAGSPEFIPDPGDDGSTLVGLAFSGGGMRASAFAYGVLQGLDEIVIDEKPYRRTLVDDVRTVAGTSGGSVVAAYLGYKGKDGYGDFRERFLLQNPEAYMSTSLLSPAALTRAFSGGMNDRSGLARWLDERLFEGATFEAMKGGDRPIVWITASDIYNNTPFLFTYDTFAALCSDLDQLKVADAVAASAAFPVAFMPLRLDTPQKDCAYERPVWLTDALGSTRTPLRLQAYARALETYRNGETLKHVRLLDGGLTDNIGVTGLALERASATTPYGPLSRAEAVKIRNFLFIVADAGLSTDYAWGANRTGPGLPSVMRAVSDTAISAATRNGFDALDLALEQWRDELIRFRCGLPAEEVRRHRGTLAGWNCRDVKIVTEHLSFRDAAPEERKKLNAVPTRLRLEPDQIDLVVEAGRSAVLGNAGVQAVSRETTRHAGVRRQADD, from the coding sequence TTGTGGCGGCACATCTGCGCGGGCATGGTTGGGCTCGCCGTTCTCGCGGGTTGCGCGGCGCGGGACGTCGGGCCGATCAACACCCCCGTGGAACGCGCGCTCGCGGGTTCGCCGGAATTCATCCCCGATCCGGGCGACGACGGGTCCACGCTGGTGGGGCTGGCATTCTCCGGCGGCGGCATGCGAGCGTCGGCGTTCGCCTATGGCGTGCTCCAGGGACTGGACGAGATCGTCATCGACGAAAAACCCTATCGGCGCACCCTGGTGGATGACGTGCGCACCGTTGCCGGCACGTCGGGCGGCTCAGTGGTCGCGGCCTATCTCGGCTACAAGGGCAAGGACGGCTATGGCGATTTCCGCGAGCGCTTCCTGCTGCAGAATCCCGAGGCCTACATGTCGACCTCGCTGCTGTCGCCGGCGGCATTGACTCGGGCGTTTTCCGGCGGAATGAACGACCGCAGCGGCCTGGCGCGCTGGCTGGACGAGCGGCTTTTCGAAGGCGCCACCTTCGAGGCGATGAAGGGCGGAGACCGGCCGATCGTCTGGATCACCGCCTCCGACATCTACAACAACACGCCGTTCCTCTTCACCTACGACACCTTCGCCGCGCTGTGCAGCGATCTCGACCAGCTGAAGGTTGCCGACGCGGTCGCCGCTTCCGCCGCCTTTCCGGTCGCCTTCATGCCGCTGAGGCTCGATACACCGCAGAAAGACTGCGCCTATGAGAGGCCGGTATGGCTGACCGACGCGCTCGGGTCCACAAGGACGCCGCTGCGGCTGCAGGCCTATGCGCGGGCGCTGGAGACCTACCGCAACGGCGAGACGCTGAAACATGTGCGACTGCTCGACGGCGGCCTCACGGACAATATCGGGGTGACGGGATTGGCGCTGGAAAGGGCGTCGGCGACCACGCCATACGGACCGCTGTCGCGCGCAGAGGCGGTGAAGATCCGGAACTTCCTCTTCATCGTGGCCGATGCCGGCCTGTCGACGGACTACGCCTGGGGCGCGAACCGGACCGGTCCCGGCCTGCCGAGCGTCATGCGCGCGGTTTCCGACACCGCGATCTCTGCAGCCACTCGCAACGGGTTTGACGCGCTCGACCTCGCGCTGGAGCAATGGCGGGACGAACTGATCCGCTTCCGCTGCGGCCTGCCGGCGGAAGAGGTACGCCGCCATCGGGGAACGCTGGCGGGCTGGAACTGTCGCGACGTGAAGATCGTGACCGAGCATCTCTCGTTCCGTGATGCTGCACCGGAAGAACGCAAGAAGCTCAACGCGGTGCCGACCCGGCTGCGCCTCGAGCCCGACCAGATCGACCTTGTGGTCGAGGCCGGACGCAGTGCGGTGCTGGGGAACGCGGGGGTACAGGCCGTTTCGAGGGAGACGACGCGACACGCCGGGGTCCGGCGCCAGGCGGATGATTGA
- a CDS encoding ArsR/SmtB family transcription factor has protein sequence MQKRSQVGLSTLVDTLKAAAESSRLRILVLLSRGDLTVSDLTEILNQSQPRVSRHLKLLLEAGLIGRYQEGSWAFFRLADTEDERGFIHSLVGRVRSSDPQVERDMERLASVKRRRQERASEYFRENAAGWDHVRSLHASESAVEAAMLKLVGDRPFQAMLDLGTGTGRLLELFAPLYRRGVGLDMSREMLAVARANLDHAGIAHAQVRLGDIYAPPVERDAYDLVTIHQVLHYLDDPAHAIREAARLLRPSGRLLIVDFAPHTLEALRDEHAHQRLGFSDRQIAEWFGEAGIELEKTQEFAPDASQGGLTVKLWMGRDRRLLVADPSTTEFEREIA, from the coding sequence ATGCAGAAGCGGTCTCAGGTTGGACTATCGACACTTGTTGATACATTGAAGGCGGCGGCCGAATCCAGCCGGCTGCGCATCCTCGTGCTGCTCTCCCGCGGCGATCTCACCGTTTCCGACCTGACCGAAATCCTCAACCAGTCTCAGCCGCGCGTCTCCCGGCACCTCAAGCTCCTGCTCGAGGCCGGATTGATCGGCCGCTACCAGGAAGGGTCCTGGGCGTTCTTCAGGCTGGCCGACACCGAGGACGAGCGCGGCTTCATCCACAGCCTTGTCGGCCGCGTGCGGAGTTCCGATCCCCAGGTGGAGCGCGACATGGAGCGCCTCGCGTCGGTCAAGCGGCGAAGGCAGGAGAGGGCTTCGGAGTACTTCCGCGAGAACGCGGCAGGCTGGGACCATGTCCGCTCGCTGCATGCCTCGGAAAGCGCGGTGGAGGCGGCGATGCTTAAGCTGGTCGGCGACCGGCCGTTCCAGGCGATGCTCGACCTCGGCACGGGTACCGGCAGGCTGCTGGAGCTGTTTGCGCCGCTGTACAGGCGCGGCGTCGGCCTCGACATGTCTCGCGAAATGCTGGCCGTGGCGCGCGCCAACCTGGACCATGCCGGCATCGCCCATGCGCAGGTGCGGCTCGGCGACATCTATGCGCCGCCGGTCGAGCGGGACGCCTACGACCTCGTGACGATCCACCAGGTGCTGCACTATCTCGACGATCCCGCGCATGCGATCCGGGAGGCGGCACGGCTGCTGCGGCCGTCGGGGCGGCTGCTGATCGTGGACTTTGCTCCGCACACGCTGGAGGCGCTGCGCGACGAGCATGCGCACCAGCGCCTCGGCTTCTCCGACAGGCAGATCGCCGAATGGTTCGGCGAGGCGGGGATCGAGCTTGAGAAGACGCAGGAATTCGCGCCGGACGCCAGCCAGGGCGGGCTGACGGTGAAATTGTGGATGGGTCGGGACCGGCGGCTGCTCGTCGCCGATCCGAGTACGACAGAGTTTGAGAGGGAGATCGCGTGA
- the metF gene encoding methylenetetrahydrofolate reductase [NAD(P)H] — protein MSQFRLSRRPDIGDKIRVSFEFFPPKSDEMEKRLWDTVTRLEQLRPRFVSVTYGAGGSTRERTARTVKRILNETSLTPAAHMTCVDASRAEVDAVIREFAEMGVSRFVALRGDPAEGVGAAYQPHPEGYANGAELVGAMREIGDFDISVSAYPEKHPESPDFATDIDMLKRKVDNGATRAITQFFFDNDMYERYVERVRRAGLYIPIVPGILPVHNFAQVANFCSRCGAHVPAWLAERFEGLAQDPQTHALVASAVAAEQVLDLVERGVSDFHFYTMNRADLVFAICHMIGIRAHPVEENAAASAAA, from the coding sequence ATGAGTCAGTTCCGTCTGTCGCGCCGGCCTGATATCGGGGACAAGATCCGTGTTTCGTTCGAGTTCTTTCCGCCGAAGTCGGACGAGATGGAGAAGCGCCTGTGGGACACGGTGACCCGGCTGGAACAGCTGCGGCCGCGTTTCGTGTCTGTCACCTACGGCGCAGGCGGCTCGACGCGCGAGCGTACCGCGCGCACCGTAAAGCGCATCCTCAACGAGACGTCGCTCACGCCCGCCGCCCACATGACGTGCGTGGACGCATCGCGGGCCGAGGTTGATGCCGTGATCCGCGAGTTCGCGGAGATGGGCGTGAGCCGCTTCGTGGCGCTCCGCGGCGACCCGGCCGAAGGCGTCGGTGCGGCCTACCAGCCGCACCCGGAAGGCTACGCCAACGGCGCGGAGCTGGTCGGCGCCATGCGCGAGATCGGCGACTTCGACATCTCGGTATCCGCCTACCCGGAGAAGCATCCCGAAAGCCCGGATTTCGCCACCGACATCGACATGCTGAAGCGCAAGGTCGACAACGGGGCGACGCGCGCGATCACCCAGTTCTTCTTCGACAACGACATGTACGAGCGCTACGTGGAGCGCGTACGCCGGGCCGGACTCTACATCCCCATCGTTCCGGGCATCCTGCCGGTTCACAACTTCGCTCAGGTGGCCAACTTCTGCTCGCGCTGCGGGGCGCACGTGCCGGCGTGGCTGGCCGAACGCTTCGAAGGACTGGCGCAGGACCCGCAGACCCACGCGCTGGTGGCGTCCGCGGTCGCGGCCGAGCAGGTGCTCGATCTGGTCGAGCGCGGCGTCAGCGACTTCCATTTCTACACGATGAACCGGGCAGACCTCGTGTTCGCGATCTGCCACATGATCGGAATCAGGGCGCATCCGGTCGAGGAGAATGCGGCGGCGTCCGCTGCGGCCTGA
- a CDS encoding MOSC domain-containing protein — MKGNPMADQLSLLGTDTEIVPARKIAARVAGLYAARSNDFVSAATAALTLGFDGIEGDFHAGQTRRSGGREPWYPRGTEMRNERQLSIIAADEMAQVARRMEIAEIKPEWIGANLVIEGVPRLSMLPAGALMFFKGGVTLKVDAQNGPCRLAGRSVAEHAGMADVEAGALLFPKAAKRLRGLVAWVEKPGRIVAGEEISIRVPEQWIYRG; from the coding sequence ATGAAAGGTAACCCCATGGCCGACCAGCTCAGCCTCCTCGGAACAGACACGGAGATCGTGCCGGCCCGCAAGATCGCGGCCCGCGTCGCGGGACTCTATGCGGCGCGATCGAACGATTTCGTGTCCGCAGCGACCGCCGCCCTGACGCTCGGCTTTGACGGCATCGAGGGGGATTTCCACGCCGGGCAGACGCGCAGGTCTGGCGGGAGGGAGCCTTGGTATCCGCGCGGCACTGAGATGCGCAACGAGCGGCAACTCTCCATCATCGCTGCCGATGAGATGGCGCAAGTCGCCCGGCGCATGGAAATTGCCGAGATCAAGCCGGAGTGGATAGGCGCCAATCTCGTGATCGAGGGCGTACCGCGCCTCTCCATGCTGCCTGCCGGCGCGCTGATGTTCTTCAAGGGCGGGGTGACGCTGAAGGTCGACGCGCAGAACGGCCCCTGCCGCCTCGCGGGTCGCTCGGTCGCCGAGCATGCGGGCATGGCGGACGTCGAGGCGGGCGCGCTGCTCTTCCCGAAGGCCGCCAAGCGGTTGCGCGGGCTGGTCGCGTGGGTGGAGAAGCCGGGCCGGATCGTCGCCGGCGAGGAGATTTCCATCCGCGTTCCCGAACAGTGGATCTACAGGGGCTGA
- a CDS encoding alanine racemase — protein MQRFENARAAAHKLRPDDPVYCFRPAVLKQDCRQFMDMFPGKTAYAVKTNGEPMVLKTLVEAGVTAFDVASPGEFEAVRAVAPDAEMLYMHPVKAQSDIRLALEKYGIRVIALDHEDEITKLTRVVRALDIDPGQITIFVRIQTKGSAAYELSKKFGAGPAYAVELADRLNRNGYKVGLCFHVGSQIEDPDTYERALASADWVRNRVSFDIAGLDVGGGFPAEYGHDPRSRKPDMPSLGQIMSRLRGDIAEYGFDQVPLVAEPGRVIVARAFSLIVRVLLRKGRRLYINDGIWASLSDSWTGKITLPARFIPDPAIRSRNGNEATIVPFKVCGATCDSVDILSRPFWLPETIDTGDWIEIGHIGAYSLSLRTRFNGFYPDTFVEVTTPFEEGDAPPESFASLETMAD, from the coding sequence ATGCAGCGATTCGAGAATGCGCGGGCAGCCGCCCACAAGCTTCGCCCGGACGATCCGGTCTATTGCTTCCGACCTGCCGTGCTCAAGCAGGACTGCCGGCAGTTCATGGACATGTTCCCCGGCAAGACCGCCTATGCGGTGAAGACCAACGGCGAGCCGATGGTGCTGAAGACGCTGGTCGAGGCCGGCGTGACCGCCTTCGATGTCGCCTCGCCCGGCGAGTTCGAAGCGGTTCGGGCCGTCGCCCCCGACGCCGAGATGCTCTACATGCATCCGGTCAAGGCGCAGTCCGACATCCGGCTGGCGCTGGAGAAGTACGGCATCCGCGTGATTGCGCTCGACCATGAGGACGAGATCACCAAGCTCACCCGCGTGGTGAGGGCGCTGGACATCGATCCGGGCCAGATCACCATTTTCGTACGCATCCAGACGAAGGGCTCGGCGGCGTACGAATTGTCAAAAAAGTTCGGCGCCGGGCCGGCTTACGCCGTGGAACTCGCCGATCGCCTGAACCGCAACGGCTACAAGGTCGGGCTCTGCTTCCATGTCGGCAGCCAGATCGAGGACCCCGACACCTACGAGAGGGCGCTGGCCTCGGCCGACTGGGTGCGCAACCGGGTGAGCTTCGACATCGCCGGGCTCGACGTCGGCGGAGGCTTCCCGGCCGAATACGGCCATGACCCCAGAAGCCGCAAGCCGGACATGCCCTCGCTCGGGCAGATCATGTCGCGGCTGCGCGGAGACATTGCCGAATATGGCTTCGACCAGGTGCCGCTGGTGGCGGAGCCCGGACGCGTCATCGTCGCGCGCGCCTTCTCGCTGATCGTCAGGGTGCTCCTGCGCAAGGGCAGGCGGCTCTACATCAACGACGGCATCTGGGCGTCGCTGTCGGATTCCTGGACCGGCAAGATCACACTGCCGGCGCGCTTCATCCCCGACCCCGCGATCCGCTCGCGCAACGGCAACGAGGCGACCATCGTGCCCTTCAAGGTGTGCGGCGCGACGTGCGATTCCGTCGATATCCTGTCGCGCCCGTTCTGGCTGCCCGAAACGATCGACACCGGCGACTGGATCGAGATCGGCCATATCGGCGCGTACTCGCTGTCGCTGAGGACGCGCTTCAACGGCTTCTATCCGGACACGTTCGTCGAGGTGACGACGCCCTTCGAGGAGGGTGACGCGCCGCCTGAAAGTTTCGCGAGCCTGGAGACGATGGCTGATTAG
- a CDS encoding lytic murein transglycosylase — MPSLLRAAPISLLLTLTPVHAFAQACGGDFAPWKDAIRVEASAASVGPAGMAALDAAQIDEKVLKRDRAQGVFTQTFIEFSGRMISDYRLKQGRNVLAKYADVFARADQEFGVQAPVIAAFWALETDFGAVQGDFNTLNALVTLAHDCRRPDLFRPQIVPLLTLIDQGVLPADTKGAWAGEIGQTQILPSDYLARGVDGDGDGKVDLRGTPADVIMTTGKKILSRGWKRDQPWIQEVRVPDEMPWEETGRTNKLPLAQWAAWGVTRPDGSPLVDNGLKAGIVLPMGRRGPAFLTYDNYDVYLEWNQSATYTLTAANLAARFDGAPAFDKRAPESPLSFDEMKLLQQKLQDKGYDVGKVDGILGVNTREAVRSEQKRLGLAIDGWPTQELLAQV; from the coding sequence TTGCCCAGTTTGCTGCGCGCTGCGCCCATTTCCCTGTTGCTCACCCTCACGCCTGTCCACGCGTTCGCGCAGGCCTGCGGCGGGGATTTCGCCCCCTGGAAGGACGCCATCAGGGTGGAGGCGAGCGCCGCCAGCGTCGGTCCTGCTGGCATGGCAGCCCTCGATGCCGCACAGATCGACGAGAAGGTGCTCAAGCGCGACCGCGCCCAGGGCGTCTTTACGCAGACCTTCATCGAGTTCTCGGGCCGCATGATCTCCGACTACCGTCTCAAGCAGGGACGGAACGTGCTCGCCAAATACGCCGACGTCTTCGCGCGCGCCGACCAGGAGTTCGGCGTCCAGGCCCCGGTCATTGCCGCATTCTGGGCGCTGGAGACCGATTTCGGCGCTGTCCAGGGCGATTTCAACACGCTCAACGCGCTGGTGACGCTGGCGCATGACTGCCGCCGCCCCGACCTTTTCCGTCCCCAGATCGTACCCTTGCTGACCCTGATCGACCAGGGCGTGCTTCCGGCCGACACCAAGGGCGCGTGGGCCGGCGAGATCGGCCAGACCCAGATCCTGCCCTCCGACTATCTGGCGCGCGGCGTCGATGGAGACGGCGACGGCAAGGTCGACCTGCGCGGCACCCCGGCCGACGTCATCATGACCACCGGCAAGAAGATCCTGTCGCGCGGCTGGAAGCGCGACCAGCCATGGATCCAGGAGGTCCGCGTCCCCGACGAGATGCCGTGGGAGGAAACCGGCCGCACCAACAAGCTGCCGCTGGCGCAGTGGGCGGCCTGGGGCGTCACCCGTCCAGACGGCAGCCCGCTCGTCGATAATGGGCTCAAGGCCGGCATCGTCCTGCCGATGGGCCGCAGGGGACCCGCTTTCCTCACCTACGACAACTACGACGTCTATCTCGAGTGGAACCAGTCGGCGACCTACACGCTGACCGCCGCGAACCTCGCCGCCCGCTTCGACGGAGCTCCCGCCTTCGACAAGCGCGCCCCGGAGAGCCCGCTGTCCTTCGACGAGATGAAGCTTCTCCAGCAGAAGCTGCAGGACAAGGGCTACGACGTAGGCAAAGTCGACGGCATCCTCGGCGTAAACACCCGCGAGGCGGTGCGCAGCGAGCAGAAGCGGCTCGGCCTAGCCATCGACGGCTGGCCGACGCAGGAACTGCTGGCTCAGGTGTAG
- a CDS encoding DUF930 domain-containing protein, protein MRDQPRRLGAALPASLVLHLLVIAFLLFELPISLPQPQQEETISVDLVPPPEAPEEAKAEPPPAPEPEAEKPPEPEPEPQTPPPASSAEQQPLPSLRPVFQFGERDAGPRESLEGNSAQDGSGPPVPEPEEAELAEGPPDQPVEASEKPAETPETPVKAEEQAAQPEEAETAASESAGATANESGDDGSASLDVLHDPQLDPAAQLPAPTDNEEIDVALPKEAERPMPRPANPAAPRGGSKLQEAERLFSQSTIPARIATTAMGGLPREVRGTQLCVTELREQLRNASPPYFPDLLPSYPLGPGTVLDVSEAAFRVSGQWFNLSFRCTVDKDATKVVSFAFHVGEPIPRSQWARRELPSQ, encoded by the coding sequence ATGAGAGACCAGCCTCGGCGGCTCGGAGCGGCATTGCCTGCCTCTCTCGTCCTGCATCTGCTGGTCATCGCATTTCTGCTGTTCGAACTGCCGATATCGCTCCCGCAGCCGCAGCAGGAGGAGACGATATCGGTGGATCTGGTGCCGCCGCCCGAAGCGCCGGAAGAAGCCAAGGCCGAACCGCCGCCTGCGCCGGAACCCGAGGCGGAGAAACCGCCCGAGCCGGAGCCGGAGCCGCAAACGCCGCCGCCGGCGAGCAGCGCCGAGCAGCAGCCCTTGCCGTCCCTGAGACCCGTCTTCCAGTTCGGTGAAAGGGATGCAGGTCCGCGCGAGTCCCTGGAGGGCAACAGCGCGCAGGACGGTTCGGGGCCTCCGGTCCCCGAGCCCGAAGAAGCGGAGCTTGCGGAAGGACCGCCCGACCAGCCTGTCGAAGCCTCCGAGAAACCCGCGGAGACACCCGAGACGCCGGTCAAGGCAGAAGAACAGGCGGCCCAGCCCGAGGAAGCCGAGACGGCGGCATCCGAGTCGGCTGGCGCAACGGCGAACGAGAGCGGTGACGACGGTTCGGCGTCACTGGACGTCTTGCATGACCCGCAACTGGATCCTGCGGCGCAACTGCCAGCCCCCACGGACAACGAAGAGATCGACGTTGCGCTGCCCAAAGAAGCCGAAAGGCCGATGCCGAGGCCGGCGAATCCTGCCGCGCCAAGAGGTGGTTCGAAGCTTCAGGAAGCCGAGAGGCTGTTCTCGCAATCGACAATCCCCGCTCGGATCGCCACGACTGCGATGGGCGGCTTGCCGCGCGAGGTGCGGGGCACGCAGCTCTGCGTCACGGAGTTGCGCGAACAGTTGCGCAACGCGTCGCCCCCCTATTTTCCGGATCTCCTGCCTTCCTATCCATTGGGACCCGGCACCGTGCTTGACGTTTCGGAAGCAGCCTTCCGCGTCAGCGGACAGTGGTTCAATCTGAGCTTTCGCTGCACGGTCGACAAGGACGCCACGAAAGTCGTCTCCTTCGCCTTCCATGTCGGCGAGCCGATTCCGCGCAGCCAATGGGCCCGTCGTGAGCTGCCCTCGCAATAG
- a CDS encoding DMT family transporter translates to MSAVTSTAARPMSTAAWAQLLLLGAIWGGSFFFARIAIAEMHPLVLVLFRVAIAAAALHIYLRVRGISFRPALPYAAGFFGLALLNNVIPFSLIFAGQTQLGAGIASVLNATTPFWTIVLANALTADEKISWNKVAGVALGIAGTAVMIGPDLFAGFSGPIWPKFALIGASLSYALALMVAKRFRGLQPTVITAAQLTCSTIVMAPVVLLTHGPAGLFAASGHVWAAVLALALLSTAFAYILFFNLVATAGATNTSLVTLVVPASAILLGAVFLGERMGLVEFAGIALIGLGLLTIDGRLFGNRLTS, encoded by the coding sequence ATGTCAGCCGTGACGAGCACAGCCGCCAGACCCATGTCGACCGCCGCCTGGGCGCAGCTCCTGCTGCTTGGCGCCATCTGGGGCGGCTCGTTCTTCTTCGCGCGCATCGCCATCGCCGAGATGCATCCGCTGGTACTCGTGCTCTTCCGGGTCGCAATCGCGGCGGCCGCCCTCCACATCTACCTGCGCGTGCGAGGCATTTCCTTCCGGCCCGCCCTGCCCTATGCGGCGGGCTTCTTCGGTCTCGCGCTGCTGAACAACGTCATTCCCTTCTCCCTCATCTTCGCGGGCCAGACCCAGCTCGGCGCGGGCATAGCGTCCGTGCTCAACGCGACCACGCCGTTCTGGACGATCGTGCTCGCCAACGCTCTGACCGCCGACGAGAAGATATCGTGGAACAAGGTCGCCGGGGTGGCGCTGGGTATAGCCGGCACCGCCGTGATGATCGGCCCGGACCTGTTCGCCGGATTCAGCGGCCCGATCTGGCCGAAGTTCGCGCTGATCGGCGCGTCGCTCTCCTATGCGCTCGCGCTGATGGTCGCGAAGCGCTTCCGCGGGCTCCAGCCGACCGTCATCACAGCGGCGCAGCTCACCTGCTCGACCATCGTCATGGCTCCCGTTGTGCTTTTGACGCATGGCCCGGCCGGTCTGTTCGCGGCGAGCGGCCATGTCTGGGCAGCCGTCCTGGCGCTGGCGCTTCTTTCGACCGCCTTCGCCTACATCCTCTTCTTCAACCTGGTAGCCACTGCCGGCGCGACCAACACGTCGCTCGTCACGCTTGTCGTGCCCGCCAGCGCGATCCTGCTCGGGGCGGTGTTTCTGGGCGAACGCATGGGTTTGGTCGAATTCGCCGGTATCGCGTTGATTGGATTGGGATTGTTGACGATCGACGGCCGTTTGTTCGGAAATAGATTGACCAGTTAA